GTCTGTGAAGGCACATGCTTCTTTCGTTAATTCATACGAGGATGTTCTCGATAGATTTTCTTCTCTGGATAGAGCGCTGCGTGTTATCTCATATGTTATGAGATTCTTTTATCGGACGCATCCCGCTCATAGGCGTGATTGTAGCTATGCGGATCACAGTTTATCATCGTCTGAGATTAGGGCAACTAAAAGTCGCTTGATAGTGCTTGctcaaaaaatgaattatggtAATGAATATAAGGACTTGATGGATAGGTCTTCGTTAGGTACTGGCAGTTCACTTGTTTCTTTGAACCCGTTCCTTGATGAAATGGGTGTAATGCGGATGTATGGTCGTTTGAGCCGCTCGCCTATTCTTTCGTATTCGGAGCGGCACCCTATAATTTTGCCCTACAGCTGTCGATTCACGAAGCTTTTGGTGGAATTTGTTCATTTGATTTCCATTCATGGAGGAAATCAGTTGATGTTGCGTATTCTTCGTATAGAATACTGGATACCTCGGGTGAGGAATCTTATTCGTTCGGTTATACATAGGTGTAAACCATGTCTTTTGGAGAGGAAACGGGTTTGTAGTCAGGTGATGGCTCCTCTTCCTCCGGAAAGAACTGTTCTCGACAGACCTTTTACTACGACTGGCGTAGACTATGCAGGCCCCTTTGAGGTGAAGTCGTTCACCGGACGTTATTGTCGCATAACTAAAGGTTATGTGTGCGTTTTCGTGTGTTTTGCTACTAGGGCGATTCATTTGGAAGCGGTTTCCGACTTGTCGACTGCCGGCTTTCTTGCGGCATTTCATAGGTTTGTTGCTCGTCGGGGTTGTCCTGCGACCATTTTCTCGGACAATGGGACAAATTTTGTGGGTGCGTCGCGTGAGCTTGAACGAAATTTCCGGGATGTAATTAGGGGAAGCAGTGATGTCGTGTCCTCTAAGTTTGCACACCAGGGCCTATCGTGGCGATTTATCCCAGCTGGTGCGCCTCATATGGGAGGCCTTTGGGAAGCTGGGGTGAAGAGTTTTAAGTTGCATTTCAGAAGGCAAATAGGGAATGTTCGTTTCACGTTTGAAGAGTTTTCGACGGTGTTGGCTCGTATTGAGGCTTGTTTGAATTCAAGACCTCTTTGTCCCCAATCGGATAACCCGCAGGAGCTTGACGCTTTGACACCGGGTCATTTTCTTATAGGTGCCCCTCTACTCGCCCCTGCTGAGCCAGTTATAACCGAACAGCCTCTTTCGTTGGTGAATCGGTTTCGTAAGGTACAGGCTCTTGCACAACAGTTTTGTGTACGTTGGAAAGAGGAATATTTGAAGAATCTGCATATGAGATATAAGTGGAAATTTCCTCAGCGCGATGTTATGGTAAATGACCTAGTCGTTATTCGTCATGAACAGCTTCCACCAACTTCTTGGAAATTAGGTCGAGTCGTGTCGGTTCACCCGGGCGTAGATGGTCACATTCGGGTCGCGGATATACGTACGGAGAATGGCGTTGTAAGACGACCTATAGCTAAGTTGGTCTCATTGACCGACACTTCGGCGAACTCTTTGTAATTCGTATATTTTCTCGCAGTATCATGGAAAATACCTCGTGCTTCGCTGACGACTTGGAAAATTTCGAGGTTATTATGGATCAATCGGATGATGATACTGCGTGCCCCCTTGATATGTCGGCGGTCGAACGGGCATTGTTGGAGGAGCCGATGGCGATACCGTCGCCTGCCATTCCGGAGGTTCAGCTATCGCCCCAAGAAATTGAGAGTCCACCTCCGGTAGTTGTGGATGAGCCCGTGGTGGCGCCGGCTGTAGTAGAGGCTACTGATGTTGGTCGAACTCCTGCTCCATTGGTTTGCAGGGTTTGTGGAGGTCGTCACGCATTGCGGCGGTGTCGGAAGTTCCTCTCTCTTTCGATTGAGAAGAGGATACGTATGGTGGTACGACATCGCTATTGCTACAGATGTCTAGCACAGACCCACCAGTCGAAGGATTGTCCTAGCCGGCGTAGGTGCCCCAGTTGCTCCGGGGACCACAATGTTTTGTTACACGCTGCGGCTGTGGCGCCTCGAATTGAACATGGGAGCTCGAGGTCTGCTCAGCGGATTCGTAGTGGGAGCCATACGAATCGTCCGTCCGATCTTGCTGTGGCACGGTCATATTCCGATTTTGGCGGCGTCGGAGTTCTGCCTCTGCAGAATGTCGTTACTCTGGCGCCCAGCCTCGTAGTCCGCGTGTCCCCCCATGGTGTGTCCGTTCCGGTCCGTGCAGTAATCGACAACTGCGCGCGCCAAAGCCAAATCTGTCGTTCTATGGTCGAGAACTTAGGGCTACCGGTTACAAATATTGAGGGGGTCCAATTTTGCCGGTTGACAGTATCGTCCGCTTATGATCTAGAGCAGCGACTGACGTTTACTGCTCGTGTGCACGATCTAGGTCGTGTGTTGACCCCCGCCGAAGCCGT
This is a stretch of genomic DNA from Haematobia irritans isolate KBUSLIRL chromosome 4, ASM5000362v1, whole genome shotgun sequence. It encodes these proteins:
- the LOC142235430 gene encoding uncharacterized protein LOC142235430 translates to MENTSCFADDLENFEVIMDQSDDDTACPLDMSAVERALLEEPMAIPSPAIPEVQLSPQEIESPPPVVVDEPVVAPAVVEATDVGRTPAPLVCRVCGGRHALRRCRKFLSLSIEKRIRMVVRHRYCYRCLAQTHQSKDCPSRRRCPSCSGDHNVLLHAAAVAPRIEHGSSRSAQRIRSGSHTNRPSDLAVARSYSDFGGVGVLPLQNVVTLAPSLVVRVSPHGVSVPVRAVIDNCARQSQICRSMVENLGLPVTNIEGVQFCRLTVSSAYDLEQRLTFTARVHDLGRVLTPAEAVPERIKESFLGLPLADPQFYRVGRVAIVFGPEVYGRIITHRVYTSPGLPVAHYTIFGWVLSGLCNC